From Lolium perenne isolate Kyuss_39 chromosome 5, Kyuss_2.0, whole genome shotgun sequence, a single genomic window includes:
- the LOC139831233 gene encoding uncharacterized protein, with amino-acid sequence MPRHLGLHRAIAAAMPAASRHLAFLHDHGMIAAAVPAVAAFLAVCALALAMCASHSGAGEAAKERLRRALASVSRRRTDPVIVSIHQVQPGVGFGGDASPPPCVWQKGILMGGKCQLPDFSGVINYDPAGNMVAPGRPRAQPLPALGW; translated from the coding sequence ATGCCCCGCCATCTCGGCCTGCACCGCGCGATCGCCGCCGCCATGCCCGCGGCCTCGCGCCACCTCGCCTTCCTGCACGACCACGGCATGATCGCGGCCGCGGTGCCGGCGGTGGCTGCGTTCCTGGCTGTGTGCGCGCTGGCGCTAGCGATGTGCGCGTCGCACTCCGGCGCAGGGGAGGCGGCGAAGGAGCGGCTGCGGCGCGCTCTGGCGAGCGTGAGCCGCCGTAGGACGGACCCGGTAATCGTCAGCATCCACCAGGTGCAGCCTGGCGTCGGCTTTGGTGGCGACGCGTCGCCGCCTCCGTGCGTGTGGCAGAAAGGGATCCTCATGGGGGGCAAGTGCCAGCTCCCGGACTTCTCCGGTGTCATCAACTACGACCCCGCCGGGAACATGGTCGCGCCAGGTCGTCCTCGAGCCCAGCCGTTGCCGGCGCTTGGCTGGTGA